The Candidatus Binataceae bacterium genomic sequence GTCTCATATCTGCTCGGCGCCGGTTCCGCAGGTTATCCGGGCGCGAGCGCGCCCGACTCGACGCGCGCCGACGCCCCGCCGCCGACCGTGCCGGCGCCTGATGCCTCCGCGCCGGATGCGCCTGCACCGGGGGCCGAGCCCGATTCGCCCGCGTCCCCGCTTCGCGCCGCGCGGCTCGACGCTTTTCGCGCCGCGCTCGACGCCGGCGGGCTGACCGGCGTGCACTTCCGGATGGTCGGTGACACGATGGAGCTGACCGGCACGGTTCCGACCGCGACCGACGAAGCGATGGTGCAGATGCTCGCGCTCAACGTCGCCGGCGTGGTCTCGTTGAGAGATCATCTGCGCGTGCAGAGCACGCCGTAGGATCGTCCGCCAAGGCGCCTTGCCCCTTTTCCAGGCCACCCCGGCAATGTGAGAATCGCTACGTTATGCTTATCGACCTGCACGTCCATACCCTGCTCTCTTCGGATTCCAGCATCGCGCCCGAAGCGTACGTCGAGGCCGCCGCGTGCGGACAGCGCCGCCTCGACGCAATCTGCTTCACCGAGCATCGCCTTTTCCCCGCTGACGCGGACCTCGATCGGCGTTACGCGGAGTTGGCGGAGCGGTTCAGCGTGATGGTCTTCAAGGGGATCGAGGCCGACACCAACCTGGGCCATCTGCTGCTGTTCGGGGTGACGCGCGAGGTGCTGCGGCGCTTCGACCTGAGCTCGCGGATGCTCAAGAGCGACTCGCTTATCGAGGTTGTCCACGGCGAGGGCGGGGTCGCTATCCCGGCGCATCCGTTTCGAGATTCGGGCTTCGGTCCGCAACTCGACGAGCTCTGCGCCCGCCACGGCGCCGCGCTCGGCGTGATCGAGGCGCTCAACGGGCAGAATTCGCCGCGCGAGAACGAAGCGGCGATGGTCGCGATGGAAAAGCTCGGGCTCGTCGGCGTGGGCGGGAGCGACGCGCACTTCGTCACGCCTAAATGGTTTCTTACCTGTGCCACCGAACTCGAGCGCGAGGTAAGCGACATCGAGGGGCTCTGCGCCGAGTTGCGCGCCGGTCGCGCCCGCCCCTTCCGCTTCGAAGCGGCGGCGCCGCCCGCGGACGAGTAGCTGCCCGCGTTCGCAGCGGCATGCGCGCAGGAGCCTCGTTCGCTCAGCTATGCCACGGCTCGACCAGGATCTTCGCGTGGCGCTCCGGCGAGGCCAGATCCTCGAACGCCTGCGCGACGCCCTCGACCCCGACCTTGCCGGTGACCAGCGGATCGCCGTTGATTTTACCCTCCGCCAGGTTGTGCAGCGTGGCGGCGAATTCCTCGCCGGTGTAACCAAGCACGAACTGCAGGTTCAGTTCCTTGTTGGTCCCGAAGAGCGGCTCGATATGGTCGCGCTCCATGCACACGCCGACGATGACCATCCGCGCATGCGCCGGCGCTGCGGCCATTATCGCCTCGATAACTCCCGGCACACCGACGCATTCGAAGATGACCGCGGGGCGCCGCGCCGGCCCCGGCATCCATGGCGGCAATTGCGGAGCGCACGCGGGATCCTTGTAGACGGCAAGCTCGCGCCAGCACTCGTAGGGCGACTTGTCCCTGGGATCGACCACCAGGTCGGCGCCCATCTCCTGCGCGAGCGCGCGCCGGCGCGGCGAAAAGTCCGCGGCGACGATCGGATGCACACCCTTAAGCTTGAGCGCGGCGATCACCGCGAGGCCCACCGGACCGCATCCGATGACCAGCGGCGCGTCGTCCTGCTCCATCCGCGCCTTGACCACCGCGTGATAGCCGACCGCGAGCGGCTCGGTCAGTGCGGCGCGTTCGGTCGGCAATCCGTTGGGCACTTCGAGCAGCAGCTTCTCGGTCAGCCGCATATATTCGCCGTAGCCGCCGGGATGGTCGTTGGAGTAGCCGACGGTTTCGACACCACCTGGCCGGATTAGCACCGGCATCGCGCAGACTCGCGAGCCGGGTTTGAAGCGGCTTTGCGTCTGCGGCCCGTAGTCGACGACCTCGGCGCAGAACTCATGGCCCATCACGATGTCGCGTTTGAGGTC encodes the following:
- a CDS encoding PHP-associated domain-containing protein, with product MLIDLHVHTLLSSDSSIAPEAYVEAAACGQRRLDAICFTEHRLFPADADLDRRYAELAERFSVMVFKGIEADTNLGHLLLFGVTREVLRRFDLSSRMLKSDSLIEVVHGEGGVAIPAHPFRDSGFGPQLDELCARHGAALGVIEALNGQNSPRENEAAMVAMEKLGLVGVGGSDAHFVTPKWFLTCATELEREVSDIEGLCAELRAGRARPFRFEAAAPPADE
- a CDS encoding zinc-binding dehydrogenase — its product is MRAAVMRNRKLVVDDIPTPVPGPGEALVKTLACGICGSDLHALKHAEKLVEGARRSGGPFIMDLKRDIVMGHEFCAEVVDYGPQTQSRFKPGSRVCAMPVLIRPGGVETVGYSNDHPGGYGEYMRLTEKLLLEVPNGLPTERAALTEPLAVGYHAVVKARMEQDDAPLVIGCGPVGLAVIAALKLKGVHPIVAADFSPRRRALAQEMGADLVVDPRDKSPYECWRELAVYKDPACAPQLPPWMPGPARRPAVIFECVGVPGVIEAIMAAAPAHARMVIVGVCMERDHIEPLFGTNKELNLQFVLGYTGEEFAATLHNLAEGKINGDPLVTGKVGVEGVAQAFEDLASPERHAKILVEPWHS